The Nitrospirota bacterium genome contains the following window.
CGATCGCCATCGCGATGTAGCCCATCCAGTCGTAATGAGCACGCTCCTCATCAGTTTTGGCGGACAAGAACCGGTACGCCGCATAGGCCGCCACCACGCCTCCGCCGAACGCCATGTTTCCGAGAATACGATGAACGTTCAGCGGATTCCATAGAGCTGTGTGGATGACGTGCCAAATGTTGCCCAGGTAACGTCCTTGCTCATCAACTCCAGCCGGCGACATCATGAACCCGATCCAGGAGTTAGCAAGGAACATCAACACCGTACCAATAACGTTCAGAATGACCGACATGCTCAGGTGAATCCACTTTAGGAATCCCTCCTTCATCTTGTCCCAGCCATAGTAATAGATGTAGAGGGTTCCGCTCTCAGCAACGAACATCAGCGCATAGATGTGCATCACCGGACGGAAGATGCTCGAGAGATAGCCAAAGAACGCGGGATAGAGCGTCAAAAACGTAAAGATCAGGATACCGCCCAGAATTGCGGTCAAAGAATAGGCGGTCAAGCTGATCTTGATAAAGTCATAGGCCAACTGATCATATTTCTTGCCCATGGCCCTGTCTTTCGACACAACCCCCATGAACTCAATAATCATGCAAAAAATCGGAACCGCCAACACGAAACTTCCATAGTACAGATGCTGCTGGTTGGCAAACCAGAGGAGCACCCGGCTTTCAAAGTTGTACCGAGGATAGTCCTTCGGACTGTCGGTTGTTTTAGGAGCCGGGGCACCCACAACGATCCCCTCGGTCTTGTAGTAAACGTCCCGCCCCTTCTCGACTTTCTTCTCAGCTTCGCCACCTCCCGCCTGGGCCGCATCCGGTGGTGGTGCGCCTGTTGGCGCCTCTCCACCGCCAGCCAATACAGGAGCTGAGACAAGAATAGGCAGAAGGAGGAGGCCAATCATTGCGCCGAGCGCCATGATTGACATAATCTTTTTCCGGGTCACGCTACCCATGGCTTACCTCCTTAATCCATCGCGCTTATGAGTCATAACTTCTTGAGAACCGCGTCACGAATTTATCACCAATCCTACCTGCCAGAAGCTCACCGCGCTAACCCAACCAGTTCAACACGATAGTTGAATGTATCGAAATGCGCTTAGGATTATCCTTACTTCCTGAACAAGTACCAGTAATCCAACCCCTGCATATCCATGAGAAAGTGATCCACGGCAGTGAAATAGATTAAGCAAATCACCGTTGAAATGAGGATATAAAAAATCGTCTGTCCCATTTTCTAGCCCCTCTCCCTCGTCAATTGCTGCAAGTTAAATCCGCAAGCAGTCTGTCCCATGGGTCGTTAAAACAAAAAAGCCCGTGCTTTCAGCACGGGCACTGTATTCCGGCAAACCAGTAGAAGAACCACAGGCTAACTGCACACGTGATATAAAAAATCATCTTGCCGACTTTGATCTTAGTTTCTGAATCCTGTCGCGCCGCTTCAGCCATGCTCTTCTCCTCTGATGATCTTCGATGAGGGGACAAATTTGCTCACTGAAAATCCACTCAGTTTCTTGACACACAGAACCGTCTATGTTAATGAAATTCCCTCACTTTTAACTTCCCGGAGCAAGAGATTATGACAAAAAATTCAAAATTGTTCGATATTATAGTTTTGGCTGGTATGGTTGTCAATATAATTTTGGCCGTATTTCTTATTCTCTATTATTTTGATTTTCTGTAAGTTTTACCTCTTCGTTGTCAGCTCTTCTGTCTAGTTTTTCCCCACTGAAGCCGCACACCGAAATCCGATTGTTTCGTCCCGAAAATCTGGGACCATCTTGCTCCGGCTCGTGACGCGGAGATCCGAGCCGGTGCTTGTGTACCCCCCTCCTCTCAAGACCTTAAACACACCGAATTCCGGGCCCCTCGGGTTCTTGTCGTTTGATTCTTTGTAGGCGTTTTCCTGATACCATTCAGCTACCCACTCCATCACGTTTCCAGCCCCATCCATGACACCGTACGGGCTGCGATCCCCCTGAAATGTTCCTACAGGAGCGGTGACCTCGTATCCATCGTTGACACGCGCCCAATTCGCTGCGCCAAGATCCGTCACATTCCCCCAAGGCCAGATGCGACCGTCGGTGCCGCGCATCGCTTTTTCCCACTCAGCCTCCGTCGGCAGACGCTTTCCTTTCCAGCGGCAATACGCATCAGCGTCATCCCACGATACATAGACAACCGGCTGGTTGGGACCGCGCATGCGCTCCATATTTTTGGCATAGCGAGAAGGGGGGCCTGCCTTTCGATGGCCGGTCGCGGCGACGAACTCTGCATATTGATGATTGGTCACTTCAAAGCGATCGATCAAGAACGCATCCAAATAGATGACGCGTTCAGGCCGTTCATCAAAACCGCCGACTTCGCTCCCTCGGATAAACGGCCCCTCGGGAATCAGCACCATCTCTTCCTTGATCGGCTCTTCGTTTCTTTCCTCGCTGCTCGCCGCCGTTTCAGGAACAGCAACGGGCACCCGATCGGGGTCTTCGACAGGTGTCGGCGTGGTTCCGCGAAGAATGCCCAGGATCGGAAGGCTTGCCGCGGCAAGCACGGCCAGAAGAAGCGCCACTTTGAATTTTGTTTCCAACATGAGCGATACAAGCGGTGCACGAGGACGCTAAGCTCCAAAGGGGAGGTCACAATCTGCTATGACGCGCCGACAGATTCGCTCCCGTCTTTCGCGCAGCGAAACCCAATAGTGCTGTCCGTTCGCCACATTCTTGCCTGGAACCGTTTAGAGACTCTGGCTCCGTGCGGCGTCTCGCGCCAGGACCCTCCGCGGATCACCTTATGCTCTCCTTCTTCAGATCCCTTCGGATCTCGATAGGGTGTTTTTTGGTAGTAGTGCTCGTCGTAGTTATCGGCTACCCATTCGGCGACATTACCCGCCATGTCATACACTCCGTAGGGACTTCGTCCGCTCTCGAACGAACCGGGAGGAGCGAGATACTTAAATCCGTCCTCTTCGCCATCGACATTGGCGTGACCGACACCGAAGTCGTCGCCCCAGGGATACCGACGACGTCCCTCGCCACGCGCAGCTTTCTCCCATTCGGCTTCGGTCGGGAGCCGCTTGCCGGCCCATTTGCAATAGGCCACCGCATCGCTCCACGACATCCCTATGGCCGGCAATTCTGGCTTCTTAATCTTAGAGATATCATCCTCGAACACCGGGACGAACGGTTTACCACGTTTGGTCATCTTCACAAATCGCTCGTACTCAGCCTGCGTCACTTCTTTCAAATCGATATAATACGTTCCCAGGTAGACCTGATGCTCAGGCGCTTCGTCGGGGTCACCTTCGGCGCTTCCCATTCTGAACGGTCCTTCGGGCACTTGAACCATTTCGCGGCCATCGTCGCCCACAAGGGTCTTGTACATGGAATAATCTTGCTTCGCTACAGTCGTGACCGGGCGACTCTCGGTCTTGATCGTGGCCGCCAGTTCCCTCATTCGCTTGGACTTGTACGACTCGTACACCAACCCGGCGATCATCAGGATGAACGAGGCGAACACAAACACAATGGAACCAATGAGGACAGCCCTATTTTCCATGGCCCTCCAGATTCAACTCTTCGAGCGAAAGGAACCGGAAGAGCGACTGGATCGACGTTCTTAAGCGATTCCAGATTTTCATACCGGTGGATCAACCGGCTTCGATGCCTGCTTGCGCGCCGCACGCATATCGAGCAACATCGACGCCTGAACTCCCAGAAAGCCTCCCATCGCAGCCCCTGCACCCGCTCCGACGGAGATCTTTTCCGCGCCAGCCAGAATCCAAGCAAGCCCACCGCCAAACACTGTCCCAATCAGAATACTGACCAGGAACCGCCGGCCTCCAAGGAACCCCACTACGGTGCCCAGGAGCAAACCGACTCCGGCAGCCACCGGCGCTGAGGAGCCTCCCATAATCATCCCGATCATGATCCCCACCGTCCCCATGACGAGGGCGCCGAACACCATGTCGAAGATCTTCTTGGCTGAGAACTGACTCGCTTCTGAGGTGTCACTCATCAGAATCGACCAGGCTGCGCCGTTCCCTTCTTTTCCCTTAATGGGCCGTCATTGCGGCTATCGGACCAATATCCACTTCCACACCGGGCCCGGCAAAAATTGAAATACCCCAGGCCTTTTCGGCCGGCTCATGATGATGAATACGCTTGAAGTCCTCGTATACATTCACCCGCTCCTCCACCCACTGACCGCTGGCGGTCGTCCCGCTTTGCACGACGATCTCCGACCCGCTGAACATGCCGCCCTCGGTCAACGTCCCCTCCGCCTTGCTGGCGCTCCAAACATATTTCGTAAAGACCGGGATGAAGAGCAGATCGGTATCCAACGAGGCATAAACGGCTACGATCGGGTCGGCCCCATTG
Protein-coding sequences here:
- a CDS encoding SUMF1/EgtB/PvdO family nonheme iron enzyme, which encodes MLETKFKVALLLAVLAAASLPILGILRGTTPTPVEDPDRVPVAVPETAASSEERNEEPIKEEMVLIPEGPFIRGSEVGGFDERPERVIYLDAFLIDRFEVTNHQYAEFVAATGHRKAGPPSRYAKNMERMRGPNQPVVYVSWDDADAYCRWKGKRLPTEAEWEKAMRGTDGRIWPWGNVTDLGAANWARVNDGYEVTAPVGTFQGDRSPYGVMDGAGNVMEWVAEWYQENAYKESNDKNPRGPEFGVFKVLRGGGYTSTGSDLRVTSRSKMVPDFRDETIGFRCAASVGKN
- a CDS encoding SUMF1/EgtB/PvdO family nonheme iron enzyme gives rise to the protein MENRAVLIGSIVFVFASFILMIAGLVYESYKSKRMRELAATIKTESRPVTTVAKQDYSMYKTLVGDDGREMVQVPEGPFRMGSAEGDPDEAPEHQVYLGTYYIDLKEVTQAEYERFVKMTKRGKPFVPVFEDDISKIKKPELPAIGMSWSDAVAYCKWAGKRLPTEAEWEKAARGEGRRRYPWGDDFGVGHANVDGEEDGFKYLAPPGSFESGRSPYGVYDMAGNVAEWVADNYDEHYYQKTPYRDPKGSEEGEHKVIRGGSWRETPHGARVSKRFQARMWRTDSTIGFRCAKDGSESVGAS